A window of the Teredinibacter franksiae genome harbors these coding sequences:
- the rdgB gene encoding RdgB/HAM1 family non-canonical purine NTP pyrophosphatase, whose product MKHKVVLASGNAGKLSEFKRLLAQADFDVLPQSEFDVPEAEETGLTFVENAILKARNACLHTELPAIADDSGIEVDALHGKPGIYSARFSAGWQGKPASDELNNAYLLDQLKTIDSNTKRSARYQCVLVYMRHAQDPTPIICQASWEGHILKEPTGKNGFGYDPLFFVPDYNCSSAELDKDLKNRISHRGKALERLLDALQATDAHLE is encoded by the coding sequence ATGAAACACAAGGTGGTTTTGGCCAGCGGCAACGCAGGAAAATTAAGTGAATTCAAAAGACTATTGGCACAGGCAGATTTTGATGTGCTGCCGCAATCCGAATTTGACGTGCCGGAGGCAGAAGAAACCGGCCTCACTTTTGTAGAAAACGCCATACTCAAAGCACGTAACGCCTGCCTGCACACAGAGCTACCGGCCATTGCCGACGACTCAGGTATTGAGGTGGATGCATTGCACGGCAAACCCGGTATTTACTCCGCACGGTTTTCTGCCGGCTGGCAGGGCAAACCCGCCAGTGATGAACTCAACAATGCCTATTTACTCGACCAGCTAAAGACCATCGACTCAAACACGAAACGATCGGCCCGCTATCAGTGTGTTTTGGTTTACATGCGTCATGCACAAGACCCCACCCCCATTATTTGCCAGGCAAGCTGGGAAGGGCACATATTAAAAGAGCCCACCGGCAAAAATGGTTTTGGCTACGACCCACTGTTTTTTGTGCCAGATTATAACTGTAGTTCGGCCGAACTGGATAAAGACCTAAAAAACAGAATCAGTCATAGAGGGAAAGCGCTGGAACGGTTACTTGATGCCTTACAGGCAACGGATGCGCACTTAGAATAA
- the metW gene encoding methionine biosynthesis protein MetW, with amino-acid sequence MRIDHTIIESWVKPNSRVLDLGCGDGSLLKSLHERKNIHGYGIEINSENILRSIENGINVIEQDLDKGLSDYDDQSFDTVVMSQTIQTMQYPDLVLHEMLRIGRQCIVTFPNFGHWKARWHLVINGKMPVSDLLPYEWYNTPNIHFCTFRDFETLCEAHNLTTLNREVIGSGAIGSALQKFHPNLFGVTALYRLTK; translated from the coding sequence ATGCGTATCGATCACACGATAATTGAAAGCTGGGTAAAGCCCAACTCTCGCGTTCTCGACCTAGGCTGCGGAGACGGATCCCTTCTAAAAAGCCTTCATGAACGTAAAAATATTCACGGCTACGGCATCGAAATCAATTCAGAAAACATACTGCGTAGTATCGAAAACGGCATAAATGTTATTGAACAAGACCTCGATAAAGGCCTAAGCGACTACGACGACCAGAGCTTTGATACCGTTGTTATGTCGCAAACCATTCAAACCATGCAATACCCCGATTTGGTATTGCATGAAATGCTACGTATAGGCCGCCAGTGCATCGTAACCTTTCCCAATTTTGGCCATTGGAAAGCCCGCTGGCATCTGGTTATTAACGGTAAAATGCCGGTATCCGACTTACTTCCCTACGAATGGTATAACACACCGAACATCCATTTTTGCACCTTTCGCGATTTTGAAACATTGTGTGAAGCGCACAATTTAACAACCCTCAATCGCGAAGTTATTGGCAGCGGAGCCATCGGCTCCGCACTACAAAAATTCCACCCCAATTTATTTGGCGTAACAGCACTTTACAGGCTGACAAAATGA
- the traF gene encoding conjugal transfer protein TraF, giving the protein MNFSRFTLKALTLAVACSSLAVEAASYGIYDPRGLAMGGTGVASSSWHQAQYYNSALLALHDENEDDSRDGRFIIPNVVVQFDDVVEDIVDAASDDLDQRLSASINDFNTDPNQATAGNVAGDARELQGLLDNLANENVNSEAFVGFSVSEPSLLEGGAFYFGVRMLALGDSTITDEDQILLDRYIGALEVIAAGGDVSSIPADLVDANGNLIDPTTQFNSSADLGGVAISEWAVAAAKQFDFFGQSLAVGITPKIMRVDVIRETTDFASTEIDFANSQRTYVNLNVDMGVALEMFDHYRIGFAVKDLVPEEFETANGLMLQLKPRPRFGAAYVNEWVTFGVDVDVMENEPIAGEATTQDVSAGLEVSPFKAFDFRLGYIQDLTGMKEDTFAGGIAYQVKSLAFELSYSRGALSTGAAFQFGVAF; this is encoded by the coding sequence ATGAATTTTTCTCGCTTCACGCTGAAAGCCCTTACGCTTGCTGTGGCCTGCAGTTCGCTCGCCGTTGAGGCTGCCAGCTATGGTATTTACGATCCACGCGGGCTCGCCATGGGGGGAACCGGGGTCGCATCGTCGAGTTGGCATCAGGCGCAATATTACAATTCAGCGCTGTTGGCGTTGCACGATGAAAATGAGGACGACTCACGCGATGGTCGTTTTATTATCCCTAACGTGGTGGTGCAATTTGACGATGTTGTGGAAGATATTGTCGATGCCGCCTCAGACGACCTCGACCAACGCTTGTCTGCCTCCATCAATGATTTCAATACGGACCCAAACCAAGCTACCGCTGGAAACGTGGCGGGTGATGCCCGAGAACTGCAGGGCCTGCTAGATAACCTCGCTAACGAAAATGTTAACAGTGAGGCTTTTGTCGGTTTTTCTGTGAGCGAGCCCAGCCTGCTTGAAGGCGGCGCCTTCTACTTTGGCGTGCGTATGCTTGCCCTAGGGGATTCCACTATCACCGATGAAGATCAAATTTTGTTGGACCGCTATATCGGGGCGCTGGAAGTCATTGCCGCCGGAGGTGATGTTTCTAGTATTCCTGCCGATCTTGTAGATGCCAATGGGAATTTGATTGATCCGACTACCCAGTTTAATTCCTCTGCTGATTTGGGCGGTGTCGCTATTAGCGAGTGGGCGGTGGCGGCGGCGAAGCAATTTGATTTTTTTGGCCAATCACTAGCTGTGGGTATTACGCCCAAAATTATGCGGGTCGATGTTATCCGAGAGACTACTGACTTTGCGTCTACTGAAATTGATTTTGCCAATAGTCAGAGAACCTACGTCAACCTCAATGTTGATATGGGTGTGGCGCTGGAAATGTTTGATCATTACCGTATTGGCTTTGCGGTAAAAGATCTGGTGCCGGAAGAATTTGAAACAGCCAATGGTTTGATGTTGCAATTAAAACCGCGACCACGGTTTGGTGCGGCTTATGTTAACGAATGGGTGACGTTTGGTGTCGATGTGGATGTAATGGAAAATGAACCCATTGCCGGTGAAGCCACGACCCAAGATGTGAGCGCTGGATTGGAAGTCTCGCCGTTCAAAGCTTTTGATTTTCGCTTGGGTTACATTCAAGATTTAACGGGGATGAAAGAAGACACCTTTGCCGGCGGCATTGCTTATCAGGTTAAAAGCTTAGCGTTCGAATTATCCTATTCGCGCGGCGCCTTAAGTACCGGGGCGGCTTTTCAGTTTGGCGTGGCTTTCTAA
- the metX gene encoding homoserine O-succinyltransferase MetX, with protein MPETLPENSVGLVTPQTYTFDEPLVLASGRSLDHYELVVETYGELNAQKSNAVLICHALSGNHHAAGYHSMDDHKPGWWDAYIGPNKPMDTNKFFIVSLNNIGGCHGSTGPQTLNPATGKPWGADFPNLRVRDWVHSQARLADKLGIEKWAAVVGGSLGGMQAMRWALEYPDRIQHCVVIASAMRLTAQNIAFNHAAREAILTDPDFHGGNYQQNDTLPIRGLSTARVIAHLTYLSDDGMDKKFGRDLRSGSFQQGSEDLVEFQIESYLRYQADSFSKVFDANTYVLMTRALDYFDLAREYNNDPVAALKNALCKFLIISFTSDWRFSPERSKQMVNALIRADKDVVYGKVNSQFGHDAFLIPNQQRYWDLFNRYMKKIEVND; from the coding sequence ATGCCAGAGACCCTTCCGGAAAATTCTGTAGGCCTGGTTACACCACAGACCTACACCTTCGATGAACCGCTGGTACTCGCCAGCGGCAGATCCCTCGACCATTACGAACTGGTGGTTGAGACCTACGGTGAACTCAACGCGCAAAAATCCAACGCGGTGTTAATTTGCCACGCCTTATCGGGTAACCATCACGCCGCCGGTTATCACAGCATGGATGACCACAAGCCCGGCTGGTGGGACGCTTACATCGGCCCAAACAAACCGATGGATACCAACAAATTCTTTATTGTATCGCTCAATAATATTGGCGGCTGCCACGGCTCTACTGGGCCGCAAACACTAAACCCCGCTACCGGCAAACCCTGGGGTGCCGATTTCCCCAATTTGCGCGTACGCGACTGGGTGCACTCCCAAGCTCGCCTAGCCGACAAACTGGGCATTGAAAAATGGGCAGCCGTCGTCGGCGGCAGCCTGGGCGGCATGCAAGCCATGCGTTGGGCGCTGGAATACCCCGACCGCATACAGCACTGTGTAGTGATCGCCTCGGCTATGCGCTTAACGGCACAGAACATTGCCTTTAACCACGCTGCCAGAGAAGCCATACTAACGGATCCCGATTTTCATGGCGGCAATTATCAGCAAAACGACACACTGCCCATTCGCGGCCTATCCACGGCGCGCGTTATCGCTCACCTTACGTATTTATCTGACGATGGTATGGATAAAAAATTCGGTCGAGACCTACGCTCTGGCTCTTTCCAGCAAGGCAGTGAAGACTTAGTGGAGTTTCAAATTGAAAGTTATCTGCGCTACCAAGCCGACTCTTTTTCCAAGGTGTTCGATGCCAACACCTATGTACTTATGACGCGCGCACTCGATTATTTCGATCTAGCACGCGAATACAACAATGACCCTGTTGCCGCGTTAAAAAATGCTCTGTGCAAATTCCTAATCATTTCGTTCACTTCCGACTGGCGTTTCTCCCCTGAGCGCTCAAAGCAAATGGTCAATGCCCTTATTCGCGCAGATAAAGACGTTGTCTACGGAAAGGTGAATTCGCAATTCGGCCACGACGCCTTTTTAATTCCCAACCAGCAACGCTACTGGGATTTATTTAACCGATATATGAAAAAAATCGAGGTGAACGATTAA
- a CDS encoding YggT family protein, giving the protein MNQWAEILVHIIRTLASLYMLFVVLRFLLQMARADFYNQFSQAIVKVTNPLLMPLRKIIPGLWGIDLASLVLALLLQVIIGELLALVAFQTLINPGLMLIWGLLGLIKLTTWITWVGLIIMVVTSFVAPHSGHPALVLIRQLMEPILRPVQRIIPPIGGLDFSVLFVFLAVNVVQKVIDIFAYKLSLVPTVIIGY; this is encoded by the coding sequence ATGAATCAATGGGCTGAAATTCTTGTTCACATTATTAGAACATTGGCTAGCTTGTATATGCTGTTTGTGGTGCTGCGTTTTTTACTACAAATGGCGCGAGCTGATTTTTATAATCAATTCTCGCAAGCCATTGTAAAAGTGACCAACCCCCTGCTCATGCCCCTGCGCAAAATTATTCCAGGGCTATGGGGAATTGATCTCGCCTCACTGGTGCTCGCTCTCTTACTACAAGTTATTATTGGTGAACTGCTCGCCTTAGTCGCATTCCAAACACTGATTAATCCAGGCCTAATGCTTATTTGGGGCTTGCTCGGCCTAATAAAGCTAACAACCTGGATTACTTGGGTTGGCCTGATAATAATGGTGGTCACCAGCTTCGTAGCGCCCCACAGCGGGCACCCGGCGCTTGTACTGATCCGCCAACTGATGGAACCCATTTTGCGCCCCGTGCAGCGTATAATTCCGCCCATCGGTGGGCTCGACTTCTCGGTGCTGTTTGTTTTTCTTGCCGTTAACGTAGTACAGAAAGTTATCGACATTTTTGCCTATAAACTTAGCCTAGTTCCCACCGTTATTATTGGCTACTGA
- a CDS encoding DUF4426 domain-containing protein yields MKFSLQNCIWLFAALALPAFAETSPQGSVQAGDHEIHYSVFPSTFLRPEVASAYGIKRSKYESLLNISVTAKGEYGGLSVSIDGTATNLLQQQKTLKFIEIKEKTATYYLAPVRISGEEILHFKVDATLTNSKTLSAKFSSKLVAQ; encoded by the coding sequence ATGAAATTTTCACTGCAAAATTGTATTTGGCTGTTCGCAGCACTCGCACTACCGGCATTCGCTGAAACCAGCCCCCAGGGTAGCGTCCAAGCAGGCGACCACGAAATACACTACAGTGTATTTCCCAGCACCTTCTTAAGGCCCGAAGTCGCTTCCGCCTACGGGATTAAACGCAGCAAATATGAAAGCCTGCTGAATATATCGGTCACAGCGAAGGGGGAATACGGCGGTTTAAGTGTTTCCATAGACGGAACTGCGACCAACCTTTTACAGCAGCAAAAAACCTTAAAGTTTATTGAGATAAAGGAAAAAACCGCAACCTACTATCTTGCGCCCGTACGCATTTCAGGCGAGGAAATTTTACACTTTAAAGTTGACGCCACGCTCACAAATAGTAAAACCCTCTCAGCAAAATTCAGCAGCAAACTGGTAGCACAATGA
- the hemW gene encoding radical SAM family heme chaperone HemW, whose protein sequence is MPNFTQSNLLPPLALYVHIPWCVRKCPYCDFNSHQVRGELPIDDYVKATVQDLALDAHLACGRQIESIFFGGGTPSLMPAAAIDTILEAADTKIGLSQNCEITLEANPGTAEYHNFQGYRQAGVNRLSIGVQSFNADHLQQLGRIHNPEEVDTAYALARKAGFDNINLDLMFALPEQTVEQAQNDLQHAIALEPEHLSWYQLTIEPNTEFYSRPPQVPSDDLAWDIQQAGREQLADAGFDQYEVSAYSTGGRAAKHNVNYWQFGDYLAIGAGAHGKITLPGTRSIIRLRKTRLPEHYLAAAIKHTEGNPFTVERKVVSETDLPFEFLMNGLRLTQGVPAHLFSQRTGLPLALIEPKLNKHRRAGSLVNDPTRLATTALGHQFLNSLLEDFLDP, encoded by the coding sequence ATGCCCAATTTCACTCAATCAAACCTTTTACCGCCCTTAGCACTCTATGTCCACATTCCTTGGTGTGTGCGTAAATGCCCGTACTGTGATTTCAATTCCCACCAAGTACGCGGTGAACTACCGATCGATGACTACGTCAAGGCCACAGTACAAGACCTAGCGCTGGATGCGCACCTTGCCTGCGGGCGCCAAATCGAGTCGATTTTTTTTGGTGGGGGCACCCCCAGCCTAATGCCCGCGGCCGCCATCGACACCATACTCGAGGCCGCTGATACTAAAATTGGCTTAAGCCAAAACTGCGAAATCACTCTGGAAGCCAACCCCGGCACCGCGGAATACCATAATTTTCAGGGTTATCGGCAGGCTGGCGTTAATCGCCTGTCGATAGGAGTGCAAAGTTTTAATGCTGACCATCTGCAGCAACTGGGTAGAATTCACAACCCGGAAGAGGTTGATACGGCCTATGCTCTCGCGCGGAAAGCCGGTTTCGACAACATCAACCTCGACTTAATGTTCGCCCTGCCAGAGCAAACGGTGGAACAAGCGCAAAATGATCTACAGCACGCAATAGCACTCGAGCCGGAGCACCTGTCGTGGTACCAACTCACTATAGAACCCAATACCGAGTTTTACAGCCGACCGCCACAGGTTCCCAGTGACGACCTTGCCTGGGATATTCAACAGGCCGGTCGCGAACAACTGGCTGACGCAGGTTTTGACCAATATGAAGTATCGGCATACAGCACTGGTGGGCGGGCGGCAAAACATAACGTTAATTATTGGCAATTTGGAGATTACCTCGCCATTGGCGCTGGCGCCCATGGAAAAATCACCTTGCCCGGCACCCGCTCGATTATTCGACTGCGTAAAACCCGCCTGCCGGAACACTATCTAGCAGCCGCAATAAAACACACCGAAGGCAACCCCTTCACCGTTGAGCGTAAGGTAGTGAGCGAAACGGACCTACCCTTCGAGTTTTTAATGAACGGGCTCCGACTTACGCAAGGCGTTCCTGCTCATCTGTTTAGTCAAAGAACAGGCCTACCCCTAGCCCTAATTGAGCCCAAACTAAATAAACACCGACGCGCAGGCTCGCTGGTCAACGACCCTACCCGGCTCGCCACTACGGCCCTGGGGCACCAGTTCCTCAATAGTTTGCTGGAAGATTTCCTCGATCCCTAA
- a CDS encoding hybrid sensor histidine kinase/response regulator: MQSPDSVQTNGLAKRLTTLVILVGTLIALAATIEHLITEQGHYTTQLKADLQQRAQVITPKLAQALAQQEPTMVSRLLEEHHTQLPQIGLRLLQVHPEQKTLFNFELLKTSGWQRYSQTTSAFATPNAQYLLFMTGADTYFNKEFVTAIIHKLLNESVVILLLAATLVILVNKLIIGPLHQISGQAKSVSLENLDQPIRLERSRHNRDELDVLVETLETMRISLRDDIQQRSEIEQALLTEKEEKLETRKLIRQFEAANLAKSQFIATMSHEIRTPMNGVIGMIEMLRDTPLNDTQQHYLDVIFRSGESLLEIINDILDYSKIEAGKMNLENVEFDLNELVNDCLQLFSATTHKRDIELVSNISPEAPTYLRGDPTRLRQILVNLIGNAFKFTSRGYVFVQVKCTDSRTSETPSLEFSVRDSGIGVEPQKQVHLFDAFSQADSTTSRRFGGTGLGLAICKQLAELMSGTIGVDSLPGQGATFWFTAKFALPEDSSERPAPSSSLALSGKRILTIHDSPILNEAFGEHCISWNICCDSLSDVKQALERLKLLPVEKKYDFIFIDQTINGRDGFSVARDIRALEPYAESSIILLTRERTTNFSMEQLMPITSILPRPLTIQALKNTLLAQATGVMLNELITHESTSIQPQRKLNVLVAEDNAVNRMVIEGLLNKIEIEPIFAEDGAEALQAYLTANPKFDLIFMDCEMPEMDGFESTEKIREQEFNKALTPVPIIALTAHVEAEHRQRVFNVGMNYYLTKPVTMEKLRESLVSVGVMTDA; encoded by the coding sequence ATGCAGAGCCCTGACTCAGTCCAAACCAATGGCCTCGCCAAGCGCCTGACGACCTTGGTCATTCTAGTCGGTACTCTCATTGCATTGGCCGCAACCATCGAACACCTGATTACCGAGCAGGGCCACTACACCACACAGTTAAAAGCTGATCTTCAACAACGCGCCCAAGTCATCACCCCCAAGCTCGCCCAAGCCCTGGCCCAGCAAGAGCCAACCATGGTTAGCCGACTGCTTGAGGAGCACCACACACAACTACCCCAAATTGGCCTTCGATTACTGCAGGTTCATCCAGAGCAAAAAACACTCTTTAATTTTGAGCTGCTCAAAACGAGCGGCTGGCAGCGCTACAGCCAAACCACCTCAGCTTTTGCAACACCCAACGCTCAATACCTTCTTTTTATGACCGGCGCGGACACCTATTTCAACAAAGAGTTTGTAACCGCCATTATTCACAAACTACTGAATGAAAGCGTTGTGATTTTGCTGCTAGCCGCAACACTGGTTATTCTTGTAAACAAGCTCATTATCGGCCCGCTGCACCAAATTTCCGGTCAAGCCAAATCGGTTTCACTGGAAAACCTAGACCAACCCATTCGCCTAGAGCGTTCACGCCATAATAGAGATGAACTCGATGTTTTAGTCGAAACGCTGGAAACCATGCGGATAAGCCTCCGCGATGATATCCAGCAACGTAGTGAAATTGAACAAGCGCTACTCACGGAAAAGGAAGAAAAGCTAGAAACACGCAAGCTGATTCGCCAGTTCGAAGCCGCCAACCTTGCTAAAAGCCAGTTTATCGCCACCATGAGCCACGAAATCCGCACCCCCATGAATGGTGTGATCGGTATGATTGAAATGCTCCGCGATACCCCGCTAAACGACACCCAACAACACTACCTCGATGTTATCTTTCGCTCCGGGGAATCACTGCTCGAAATCATTAACGACATTCTCGATTACTCGAAAATTGAAGCGGGCAAAATGAATCTGGAGAACGTCGAATTCGACCTTAACGAGCTGGTTAACGACTGCCTGCAATTATTCAGTGCAACAACGCATAAACGTGACATCGAGCTGGTGAGTAATATCAGCCCAGAAGCACCCACCTACCTTAGGGGTGACCCAACTCGATTGCGACAGATACTGGTGAACTTAATTGGCAACGCCTTCAAATTCACCTCACGCGGCTATGTATTCGTTCAGGTAAAGTGCACCGATTCCCGCACTAGCGAAACCCCAAGCCTAGAGTTTTCAGTGCGCGATAGCGGTATCGGTGTTGAACCGCAAAAGCAGGTACACCTGTTCGACGCCTTCAGCCAAGCCGACAGTACCACCAGCCGCCGTTTCGGGGGTACCGGTCTTGGCCTTGCCATCTGCAAACAATTGGCGGAATTAATGAGCGGTACTATCGGTGTAGACAGCTTGCCAGGGCAGGGAGCAACTTTCTGGTTTACGGCAAAATTTGCATTACCCGAAGACTCTTCTGAACGCCCAGCACCCAGCTCCAGCCTTGCATTATCGGGCAAGCGAATTCTTACCATTCACGATTCCCCTATTCTCAACGAAGCCTTTGGTGAGCATTGTATTTCGTGGAATATTTGCTGCGACAGCCTCAGCGACGTCAAACAAGCTCTAGAACGCTTAAAATTACTGCCTGTGGAAAAAAAGTACGATTTCATTTTTATTGATCAAACCATTAATGGCCGCGACGGGTTTTCAGTAGCGCGCGACATTCGCGCGCTTGAACCCTACGCCGAATCGTCCATCATCCTGCTTACGCGCGAACGCACCACCAACTTTTCGATGGAGCAGTTAATGCCCATCACCTCTATTCTGCCGCGACCGCTAACGATCCAAGCCTTGAAAAATACACTGCTCGCACAGGCCACTGGCGTTATGCTTAACGAGCTCATCACCCATGAAAGCACCAGCATCCAACCACAGCGCAAACTTAATGTACTTGTCGCTGAAGACAACGCCGTTAATCGTATGGTCATTGAAGGCCTGTTGAATAAAATTGAGATTGAGCCGATATTCGCCGAAGACGGCGCGGAAGCACTACAAGCCTACCTAACAGCAAATCCAAAATTCGACCTAATTTTCATGGATTGCGAAATGCCAGAAATGGACGGTTTTGAATCGACAGAAAAGATTCGCGAGCAGGAATTCAACAAAGCACTTACCCCTGTTCCGATTATCGCACTCACCGCACACGTAGAAGCCGAACACCGCCAACGCGTCTTTAACGTAGGTATGAACTACTACCTCACTAAGCCGGTTACGATGGAAAAGCTAAGAGAGTCGCTGGTATCTGTGGGAGTAATGACAGACGCTTAA